Proteins found in one Subtercola endophyticus genomic segment:
- a CDS encoding YlbL family protein — translation MRRRRTIGWVSLIAALALALGMSFIPSPYVIEQPGPVFNTLGTSSHDGTETPLISISGAPTYPTAGTLDMLTVSVVGTPQSLPSWAEIVGAFFNQTKAIVPVDAIYPPDVSVDEQNQENQTMMVDSQQEAIAAALTNLGIAFTTQITVAQLATNSPATGILQVGDTIDSVNGTVITSVDGLRAAVTANGDAQPASIVITRSGAQQTVQVTPVKASDGSILLGIGAGATYTFPFDVTIQLDNVGGPSAGMMFALGIIDQLTPGQLNGGKNVAGTGTISADGTVGAIGGIRQKMFGAVAAGASYFLAPASNCDEVTGHVPSGLRVFAVKTLTDSLTALKDISTGTGLDSLPTCN, via the coding sequence GTGAGACGGCGCAGAACCATCGGCTGGGTCAGCCTTATCGCAGCCCTGGCGCTCGCTCTCGGAATGAGCTTCATTCCGTCGCCCTATGTCATCGAACAGCCCGGACCCGTGTTCAACACGCTCGGCACGAGTTCGCACGACGGAACCGAGACGCCACTCATCTCGATCAGCGGCGCGCCCACTTATCCCACAGCCGGCACCCTCGACATGCTCACGGTTTCGGTCGTCGGTACTCCGCAGAGCCTCCCCAGCTGGGCTGAAATCGTGGGGGCGTTCTTCAACCAGACCAAGGCCATCGTTCCGGTCGACGCCATCTACCCTCCTGACGTTTCGGTCGATGAGCAGAACCAAGAGAACCAGACCATGATGGTCGACTCACAGCAAGAGGCCATCGCTGCCGCGCTGACTAATCTCGGCATCGCCTTCACGACCCAGATCACCGTGGCGCAGCTCGCCACGAATTCGCCGGCCACGGGCATCCTGCAGGTCGGCGACACCATCGATTCGGTGAACGGCACAGTCATCACGAGTGTCGACGGGCTCCGTGCGGCCGTGACGGCGAACGGGGATGCCCAGCCGGCCAGCATCGTCATCACCCGTTCTGGCGCCCAGCAGACCGTGCAGGTCACGCCCGTCAAGGCCAGCGACGGAAGCATCCTGCTCGGCATCGGTGCCGGCGCGACCTACACGTTTCCGTTCGACGTCACGATTCAGCTCGACAACGTCGGCGGCCCGAGCGCCGGAATGATGTTCGCGCTCGGCATCATCGACCAGCTCACTCCCGGCCAGTTGAACGGCGGCAAGAATGTCGCGGGTACGGGAACCATCAGCGCCGACGGCACGGTCGGCGCCATCGGGGGTATTCGGCAGAAGATGTTCGGTGCCGTCGCCGCCGGAGCGAGCTACTTTCTCGCGCCGGCGTCGAACTGCGACGAGGTCACTGGGCACGTGCCGAGCGGCCTCCGGGTGTTCGCCGTCAAAACGCTCACCGACTCGCTGACCGCTTTGAAAGACATCAGCACGGGCACAGGGCTCGACTCGCTGCCCACCTGCAACTGA
- a CDS encoding UPF0182 family membrane protein, translating into MAIAIAIIAVLAILFFVFTNLYTEVLWFNQLGYLSVLTTQWVAGGVMFFVGFFAMAIPVFVSIDLAFRFRPVYAKLNSQLDRYQQVVEPLRRLAAFGIPALLGLFAGIATATRWQVVLMYLNRTSFGQTDPQFGLDISFYVYDLPFWQSVVGFASAVVLLSGIAALATSYLYGAIRFGQREVRISKTARIQIAITAGVYLLLQGISIWLDQYATLTSSGGLLTGASYSDVNATIPGLQILSGIAILVALLFFVAAFVGRWRLPVIGTALLIVSALILGSLTPWVVQRFQVDPSERALEAPYLQRNIDMTRDAYGVADVDTIPYDATTTAQAGALRSDAATTSSIRILDPALVSSTFAALQQFRQYYQFPTDLNVDRYEVNGQSQDTVTAVRDLNLTQLGTSASWYNQTVVYTHGYGVVAAYGNQRSADGQPVFAESGIPSTGVLGTYEPRIYFGENSPTYSIVGAPAGSSPTELDYPSGTADAQQTYTTFSGDGGPKLDNIFNKLAYALKFQSTEIFLSSAVNDDSQILYDRDPATRVSKVAPYLTIDSDPYASVVDGRVVWIVDGYTTSANYPYSKTEGLSAAIADTYTPKPGYAVDNNINYIRNSVKATVDAYDGKVTLYAWDSTDPILQTWQKIFPATVKPMSDMSSQLMSHVRYPADLFKVQRAILGQYHVTDAGSFYSREDAWTTPNDPTSSATNPTLQPPYYLTLQMPGQDQPEYSLYSTFIPLTGEDTSKSLNGYLAVDSNAGDVAGQKSADFGKLRLLTLPKDATVPGPGQEQNKFSSDPTVSQALNLLKQGSTEVLNGNLLTLPVGGGLLYVQPVYVQSRGETSYPLLQKILVGFGDKIAFEDTLDAALDDLFGGDSGATAGDGSTPTTPSTGAGTGTGTTTNNAALQQALDQAQAALTARDAALKAADWSAYGVADAQLKAAVDAAIAASGGTAATPGTDSTATPTPTPTSTGG; encoded by the coding sequence ATCGCGATCGCCATCGCCATCATCGCGGTTCTCGCGATTCTGTTCTTCGTCTTCACGAACCTCTACACCGAGGTGCTCTGGTTCAACCAGCTCGGCTACCTGAGCGTGCTCACGACGCAGTGGGTCGCCGGTGGCGTCATGTTCTTCGTGGGCTTCTTCGCCATGGCCATCCCGGTGTTCGTGAGCATCGATCTCGCGTTCCGGTTCCGGCCGGTCTACGCGAAGCTCAACTCGCAGCTCGACCGCTACCAGCAGGTCGTCGAGCCGCTGCGGCGCCTGGCCGCCTTCGGCATTCCGGCACTGCTCGGGCTGTTCGCCGGCATCGCCACCGCCACGCGCTGGCAGGTCGTGCTGATGTACCTGAACCGAACATCCTTCGGCCAGACCGACCCGCAGTTCGGCCTCGACATCTCGTTCTACGTCTACGACCTGCCGTTCTGGCAGAGCGTCGTCGGCTTCGCCTCGGCCGTCGTGCTGCTCTCGGGTATCGCGGCGCTCGCGACGAGTTACCTCTACGGCGCCATTCGCTTCGGCCAGCGCGAGGTTCGCATCTCGAAGACGGCGCGTATTCAGATCGCCATCACCGCCGGCGTCTACCTGCTGCTGCAGGGCATCAGCATCTGGCTCGACCAGTACGCCACGCTTACATCGAGCGGCGGGCTGCTGACGGGTGCTTCGTACTCCGACGTCAACGCCACGATTCCGGGCCTGCAGATCTTGTCGGGAATCGCCATCCTCGTGGCCCTTCTGTTCTTCGTCGCGGCCTTCGTAGGGCGGTGGCGTCTTCCTGTCATCGGTACGGCGCTGCTCATCGTGAGCGCGCTCATCCTCGGCTCGTTGACGCCGTGGGTTGTTCAGCGCTTCCAGGTCGATCCGTCGGAGCGTGCCCTCGAGGCTCCGTATCTGCAGCGCAATATCGACATGACACGTGACGCGTACGGCGTCGCCGATGTAGACACGATTCCGTACGACGCCACCACCACGGCTCAGGCCGGTGCTCTACGTTCCGACGCGGCGACCACCTCGAGCATCCGGATTCTCGACCCCGCGCTCGTCTCGAGCACCTTCGCCGCTCTGCAGCAGTTCAGGCAGTACTACCAGTTTCCGACCGATCTGAACGTCGACCGCTACGAAGTGAACGGGCAGAGCCAAGACACGGTCACTGCGGTTCGCGACCTCAACCTCACCCAGCTGGGCACCTCGGCGAGCTGGTACAACCAGACCGTCGTCTACACGCACGGGTACGGCGTCGTCGCGGCCTACGGCAATCAACGCTCGGCCGACGGCCAGCCCGTCTTCGCTGAGTCGGGCATCCCGAGCACCGGCGTGCTCGGCACCTACGAGCCGCGCATCTACTTCGGCGAGAATTCGCCGACCTACTCCATCGTCGGTGCGCCGGCAGGGTCGTCGCCGACCGAGCTCGACTACCCGTCGGGAACAGCGGATGCCCAGCAGACCTACACGACCTTCAGTGGCGATGGCGGCCCGAAGCTCGACAACATCTTCAACAAGCTCGCTTACGCCCTGAAATTCCAGTCGACAGAGATCTTTCTCTCGTCGGCTGTGAATGACGACTCGCAGATTCTCTACGACCGTGACCCAGCAACACGCGTGTCGAAAGTGGCGCCGTACCTCACCATCGACTCCGACCCGTACGCGTCGGTCGTCGACGGCCGCGTCGTCTGGATCGTCGACGGCTACACCACGAGCGCGAACTACCCGTACTCGAAGACCGAAGGGCTGAGCGCAGCGATCGCCGACACGTACACGCCGAAACCGGGGTACGCGGTCGACAACAACATCAACTACATCCGCAACTCGGTCAAGGCGACGGTCGACGCCTACGACGGCAAAGTCACGCTCTACGCGTGGGACAGCACCGACCCTATCTTGCAGACCTGGCAGAAAATCTTTCCGGCCACGGTCAAGCCGATGAGCGACATGAGCTCGCAGCTGATGAGTCACGTGCGTTACCCGGCCGACCTGTTCAAGGTGCAGCGCGCCATTCTCGGTCAGTACCACGTGACCGATGCGGGTTCGTTCTACTCGCGCGAAGACGCCTGGACCACGCCGAACGACCCCACCTCGTCGGCGACGAATCCGACTCTGCAACCGCCGTACTACCTCACGCTGCAGATGCCGGGTCAAGACCAGCCCGAGTATTCGCTGTATTCCACGTTCATCCCGCTCACGGGTGAAGACACGTCGAAGAGCCTCAACGGCTATCTGGCGGTCGACTCGAACGCCGGAGACGTCGCGGGGCAGAAGTCTGCCGACTTCGGCAAGCTCAGGCTGCTGACCCTGCCGAAAGACGCCACTGTGCCCGGCCCCGGTCAAGAGCAGAACAAGTTCAGTTCCGACCCCACCGTGTCGCAGGCACTCAACCTGCTGAAACAGGGCTCGACAGAAGTGCTGAACGGCAACCTGTTGACGTTGCCGGTGGGTGGAGGTTTGCTCTACGTGCAGCCGGTCTACGTGCAGTCGCGTGGTGAGACCAGCTATCCGCTGCTGCAGAAGATCCTCGTCGGCTTCGGCGACAAGATCGCCTTCGAAGACACCCTCGACGCCGCTCTCGACGACCTCTTCGGGGGTGACTCCGGAGCGACAGCCGGAGACGGCAGCACGCCCACCACGCCCTCAACGGGCGCCGGAACCGGCACGGGCACGACAACGAACAATGCGGCCCTCCAGCAGGCTCTCGACCAGGCTCAGGCCGCTCTCACGGCTCGCGACGCCGCCCTGAAGGCAGCCGACTGGTCCGCCTACGGGGTTGCGGATGCCCAGCTCAAGGCTGCGGTCGACGCCGCCATCGCGGCCAGCGGTGGTACCGCCGCGACGCCGGGAACCGACAGTACGGCGACCCCCACGCCCACTCCGACCTCCACCGGCGGATAG
- a CDS encoding LLM class flavin-dependent oxidoreductase: protein MTKMLSLALFLFPGYHLGAWRLPDAVPELDLTIEHYVRAAKLAEEAKLDAIFFEDQAAVRRSNDILAGDTYGAANPRSIHFDPTMVLPALAMVTTHLGLAATSTTTFNDPYNLARRFSTLDFLSHGRAGWNLVTSFNEDEAQNFGLDAHLAHAARYARASEFVDVVTGLWESWEKGAITRDKKTGSYFDIEKMHFLQHAGEHFTVRGPLTTGRSPQVRPVIFQAGSSEPGRELAARTADVVFTLQSDIVEAKAFRDDIRARAVRFGRNPEKIKILVGMTPIVGTTDEDARELAARMMALIPDDLALSNLKPLAGGVDFREFDLNAPVPELPESNAGKSHREAIMSVSRDQNLSVIETARYFAEGSYLKMIGSPASIADTMQEWREAGACDGFLAVPTHYPTGVEDFTGLVVPELQRRGAFRTEYTGAHLRDHLGLTKYDQTPTADDGQS, encoded by the coding sequence ATGACCAAAATGCTGAGCCTGGCGCTCTTCCTCTTTCCCGGCTATCACCTCGGCGCCTGGCGCCTGCCTGATGCCGTTCCAGAACTCGACCTCACTATTGAGCACTACGTACGAGCAGCAAAACTCGCGGAAGAAGCCAAGCTCGATGCCATCTTCTTCGAAGACCAAGCCGCCGTCCGCCGCAGCAACGACATTCTCGCCGGCGACACGTACGGCGCAGCGAACCCGCGGTCGATCCACTTCGACCCGACCATGGTTCTTCCGGCTCTCGCCATGGTGACCACGCACCTCGGGCTCGCTGCGACCTCCACCACCACTTTCAACGACCCTTACAACCTGGCGCGGCGATTCTCGACCCTCGACTTTCTCAGCCACGGCAGAGCGGGCTGGAACCTCGTGACTTCGTTCAACGAAGACGAGGCCCAGAACTTCGGCCTCGACGCCCACCTTGCACACGCCGCCCGCTATGCACGTGCGAGCGAATTCGTCGACGTCGTCACGGGCCTCTGGGAATCATGGGAGAAAGGCGCGATCACCCGAGACAAAAAAACGGGCTCCTACTTCGACATCGAGAAGATGCACTTTCTCCAGCATGCGGGCGAACACTTCACAGTTCGGGGCCCACTCACCACCGGCCGAAGCCCTCAGGTGCGCCCGGTGATCTTTCAGGCCGGGTCATCCGAACCCGGTCGAGAACTAGCCGCCCGTACGGCAGACGTCGTGTTCACCCTGCAGTCCGACATCGTCGAAGCGAAGGCGTTTCGTGACGACATCCGCGCCCGCGCTGTACGGTTCGGCCGCAACCCGGAGAAAATCAAGATCCTTGTCGGGATGACGCCGATCGTCGGCACGACCGACGAGGATGCCCGGGAGTTGGCGGCTCGAATGATGGCCCTGATCCCCGACGACCTGGCGCTCAGCAATCTGAAGCCGCTCGCCGGCGGAGTCGACTTCAGGGAGTTCGACCTCAATGCGCCCGTGCCAGAGCTGCCGGAGTCGAACGCCGGAAAGTCGCACCGCGAAGCGATCATGTCCGTCTCCCGAGACCAGAACCTGTCGGTCATTGAGACGGCACGGTATTTCGCCGAAGGCAGCTACCTCAAAATGATCGGATCACCCGCGTCTATCGCGGACACGATGCAGGAATGGCGGGAAGCCGGAGCCTGCGATGGATTCCTCGCTGTGCCGACACACTACCCGACAGGCGTAGAAGACTTCACCGGGCTGGTCGTGCCCGAACTCCAGCGCCGAGGAGCATTCCGCACCGAGTACACCGGCGCCCACCTGCGCGATCACCTGGGCCTGACGAAGTACGACCAGACTCCGACCGCAGACGATGGTCAATCATGA
- a CDS encoding GNAT family N-acetyltransferase, with translation MSSDFVIRPAIPDDVANIAAVHVTSWRETYRGTLVSDVVLDSPDFLPSRERFWATALTDQRWAANRVRVAEVEGELVGIAMSGPVIGEEWIQHLSVLYVSAQHHGAGIGTALLDAVLDKTKPAVLWVGDPVPRAQAFYRKHGFVTDGTVKVEDNIRELRMRRAAR, from the coding sequence ATGTCGAGCGATTTTGTCATCCGGCCCGCCATTCCAGACGACGTGGCGAACATCGCCGCGGTGCACGTCACCTCCTGGCGCGAGACGTACCGGGGGACGCTGGTGTCGGACGTCGTGCTCGACTCCCCTGACTTTCTGCCGAGTCGGGAGCGATTTTGGGCGACCGCGCTGACCGATCAGCGATGGGCCGCAAACCGAGTTCGCGTTGCCGAAGTCGAGGGCGAACTGGTCGGAATCGCAATGTCAGGGCCGGTCATCGGTGAGGAATGGATCCAACACCTCTCTGTGCTGTACGTCTCCGCCCAGCACCACGGGGCCGGAATAGGCACGGCGCTTCTCGATGCAGTGCTCGACAAGACCAAGCCTGCTGTTCTGTGGGTAGGAGATCCCGTTCCACGAGCTCAGGCGTTTTACCGGAAGCACGGCTTCGTGACGGATGGAACCGTGAAGGTTGAAGACAACATTCGCGAGCTACGCATGCGCCGCGCCGCCCGCTGA
- a CDS encoding AAA family ATPase → MSGTAGGHLPAAPAPALILMCGRSFSGKTTVAQMLGAALSAEIVSLDSINEERGLFGGQGLPIEEWIRTNEEAARRVTTILTGRGRVVVDDTSSPRFLRDNWRTLAATTASKFVLVYLNTPENVARDRLLQNRRESHRNDVLDEVMADHLDGFEPPDADEECLTTSSASEEMSWLRESVRRRIE, encoded by the coding sequence TTGAGCGGGACGGCAGGCGGTCACCTCCCGGCGGCGCCGGCGCCTGCGCTGATCCTGATGTGTGGCCGATCGTTTTCTGGCAAGACCACCGTCGCCCAGATGCTTGGCGCTGCCCTCAGCGCCGAGATCGTCAGCCTCGATTCGATAAACGAGGAACGCGGGCTCTTCGGCGGTCAGGGCCTCCCGATCGAGGAATGGATCCGAACAAACGAAGAAGCGGCCCGCCGGGTTACAACGATCTTGACGGGCCGTGGCCGTGTTGTCGTGGATGACACCAGTTCGCCACGCTTCCTGCGGGACAACTGGCGCACCCTCGCCGCGACTACGGCGTCGAAGTTCGTGCTGGTCTACCTGAATACTCCGGAGAACGTCGCCCGCGATCGGCTCCTGCAGAACCGACGGGAATCGCACCGCAACGATGTCCTCGATGAGGTGATGGCTGATCACCTGGACGGTTTCGAACCTCCGGACGCTGATGAGGAATGCCTCACAACGAGTTCGGCGAGCGAAGAAATGTCGTGGCTCAGGGAATCAGTTCGACGACGCATCGAATAA
- a CDS encoding TetR/AcrR family transcriptional regulator gives MSAPGRPRDENARAAILTAAQTLFAESGYDTLSVAEIAQRAGVGKQTVYRWWPSKAAVLAEAILDDSTKVADLTLKRTPNGLRADLRSWSRGLETWLHDERGAALFFALASASAEDAGLTQQLNRAFGAPLHNSLADALADESPSLAPDLIADMIVGTFILRAFQRSAPMNDQELDSLIDFVLTSLSARTS, from the coding sequence ATGAGTGCACCGGGCAGACCGAGAGACGAGAACGCTCGGGCCGCGATCCTGACGGCGGCGCAGACGCTCTTCGCCGAGTCGGGCTACGACACGCTCAGCGTTGCCGAAATCGCCCAACGAGCAGGTGTGGGAAAACAAACCGTCTACCGGTGGTGGCCCTCGAAGGCGGCCGTTCTGGCAGAAGCGATTCTCGATGACAGCACGAAAGTAGCTGATCTCACGTTGAAGCGCACGCCGAACGGGCTACGCGCTGATCTCCGCTCGTGGAGTCGCGGGCTGGAGACGTGGCTGCACGATGAGCGCGGGGCCGCACTGTTCTTTGCGCTGGCTAGCGCATCGGCAGAAGACGCCGGCCTTACACAACAGCTCAACCGCGCGTTCGGCGCGCCGTTGCACAACAGCCTGGCTGATGCTCTTGCAGATGAGAGCCCGTCGCTCGCCCCTGATCTGATCGCCGACATGATCGTCGGCACATTCATCCTCCGAGCGTTTCAGCGCAGCGCACCCATGAACGACCAGGAACTCGACTCTCTAATCGACTTCGTTCTCACGTCGCTCAGCGCACGCACGAGCTGA
- a CDS encoding nuclear transport factor 2 family protein, which translates to MTQKLSPEEVVLAWNAAYVAHDIDTTLTYMSEDFVRLGDSTQWQPTDKETWGRTMKAFLAAWPDWSWDLTTITSSGNLVVCEFLEHGTWTKPMELAPGVVFEPTGEYFEDHDADFFVIGDDGLIKEIRAYITNNVERVYGLSARIAALGNAQ; encoded by the coding sequence ATGACGCAGAAGCTGAGTCCGGAAGAAGTAGTACTCGCCTGGAACGCAGCGTATGTCGCGCACGACATCGACACGACGCTCACCTACATGTCAGAGGACTTCGTGCGGCTCGGCGACTCGACGCAATGGCAGCCGACCGACAAGGAGACCTGGGGTCGCACCATGAAGGCGTTCCTCGCGGCGTGGCCGGACTGGTCTTGGGATCTGACGACGATCACCTCGTCGGGAAACCTCGTGGTCTGCGAATTTCTCGAGCACGGCACGTGGACGAAGCCGATGGAGCTTGCCCCTGGCGTCGTCTTCGAGCCCACCGGCGAGTATTTCGAAGACCACGACGCCGACTTCTTCGTCATCGGCGACGACGGTCTGATCAAGGAGATCAGGGCCTACATCACCAACAATGTCGAGCGTGTCTACGGGCTGTCAGCGCGAATCGCTGCACTCGGTAACGCTCAGTAG
- a CDS encoding LamG domain-containing protein — protein MRRSLRVAAAGVIAVIALAVSMLTATAASAAPCTTYYVSSASGVDSNDGCSSATAWRTLANLNTTTFAAGNQILFQKGGSWTGELQPAGSGDSGNPIVISTYGTGATPILAGGGAAATVYLHDQHDWTVQNLEITNTSTTAANRAGILVQNDLTTTLHGIHLSNNLIDNVDGSWAQGDPQPVTTSAISFDLTDSNTTAGWDDVLISGNTLTDDDAGGIYLGSPNGVNHNISSTNVVIQNNTISNAGGNSIVCVFCASPLIQYNVSTDSGYRDSGASMWGGWTTSAVWQYNEVARNWRALVDGQAFDVDNNTRDTVLQYNYSHDNPFGFMEFCCSSTFGTLGNSVIRYNVSQNDGASYAVFGTLGGLETGATAQVYNNTVYMGAGDDGAVTIGTPPPGSSIAFSNNIIYKLGTGGYTSTRTTWSHNLMYGNHPASEPTDAAKVTSDPLFVKPGGGGDGLASASAYAVTTGSPAVGAGALISGNGGLDYFGNAVSSTAAPNIGAYNGAAVSTPAATLGAYWRLDEGTGTATADSTGDGNNGTLQAGASWTTGQLGTGAVALTGASNSFVDIPTPAVNTSGSYTVSAWVKPNTLTGNQTYASIDGSSISPFYLQLTAGKFAFTVRSADSTTASYTQVLGPAPTAGTWYELTGVYDSSAHTVKLYVNGVLQGTSAFSSAWTATGHTEIGRGKWNGAAVDFANASIDDVHMVSYAATDRQAFAFGTGATAYYAFDEGTARRFTDSTGSTPAGRLEGNASWAGSGHVGTNALTLDGTSGTFAEMPVAAVDTSKSFAVGAWVKLNSVTGGNQTFASMSGAAVSPFYLQLAAGKFRFTLKSGDSTGASGTDANALAAATAGAWYHVLGVYDSTAGTISLYVNGTLQSSAAYTTPWKSAGPTVIGASEWNRVPVDFTNGSIDDVHFYNRVPSASEITTLATP, from the coding sequence ATGCGAAGGTCCCTCAGAGTGGCAGCGGCGGGGGTGATCGCCGTGATTGCACTGGCCGTTTCGATGCTCACGGCAACCGCCGCCTCCGCCGCACCGTGCACGACGTACTACGTTTCTTCGGCTTCAGGAGTCGACAGCAACGACGGATGCAGCAGCGCGACCGCGTGGCGCACGCTCGCAAACCTGAACACGACGACCTTCGCAGCAGGCAATCAGATTCTGTTCCAGAAGGGTGGCTCGTGGACGGGCGAGCTGCAGCCGGCCGGATCCGGCGACTCCGGCAATCCGATCGTCATTTCGACCTACGGCACGGGCGCGACCCCCATCTTGGCCGGCGGGGGAGCCGCTGCGACCGTCTACTTGCACGATCAGCACGACTGGACGGTGCAGAACCTCGAGATCACCAATACGAGCACCACGGCAGCGAACAGGGCCGGCATCCTCGTTCAGAACGATCTGACGACAACACTGCACGGCATCCACCTGTCGAACAATCTGATCGACAATGTCGACGGATCCTGGGCGCAGGGCGATCCGCAGCCGGTGACGACATCGGCGATCTCGTTCGACCTCACCGACAGCAACACCACCGCAGGGTGGGACGACGTTCTCATCTCGGGCAACACGCTGACCGACGACGATGCCGGCGGCATCTATCTCGGCTCGCCGAACGGCGTGAACCACAACATCTCGAGCACGAACGTCGTGATTCAGAACAACACCATCAGCAACGCCGGCGGCAACTCCATCGTCTGCGTCTTCTGCGCCTCGCCGCTCATTCAGTACAACGTGTCGACCGATAGCGGCTACCGCGACTCCGGGGCCTCGATGTGGGGCGGATGGACGACGAGCGCGGTCTGGCAGTACAACGAGGTGGCGCGCAACTGGCGGGCACTGGTCGACGGGCAGGCTTTCGACGTCGATAACAACACCCGAGACACCGTCTTGCAGTACAACTACAGCCACGACAACCCGTTCGGCTTCATGGAGTTCTGCTGCAGTTCCACCTTCGGAACGCTCGGGAACTCGGTCATCCGGTACAACGTGAGCCAGAACGACGGCGCCTCCTACGCCGTGTTCGGCACGCTCGGCGGCCTCGAGACGGGCGCAACGGCGCAGGTCTACAACAACACGGTGTACATGGGTGCCGGAGACGACGGGGCGGTCACCATCGGCACTCCACCGCCCGGCTCGTCGATAGCCTTCTCGAACAACATCATCTACAAGCTCGGCACGGGCGGCTACACCAGCACCCGAACGACGTGGTCGCACAATCTCATGTACGGAAACCATCCCGCGTCTGAACCGACCGACGCGGCGAAGGTCACCTCCGACCCGCTGTTCGTGAAGCCCGGCGGGGGAGGCGATGGACTCGCGAGCGCCTCGGCCTACGCGGTGACAACCGGATCGCCGGCCGTGGGTGCCGGAGCTCTGATCTCTGGTAACGGTGGCCTCGACTACTTCGGCAACGCCGTCTCGAGCACCGCCGCACCGAACATCGGTGCGTACAACGGTGCGGCGGTGTCGACGCCGGCGGCGACTCTAGGCGCCTACTGGCGACTGGATGAGGGAACGGGAACGGCCACCGCGGACTCGACGGGCGACGGCAACAACGGCACCCTTCAAGCGGGCGCATCCTGGACCACCGGTCAGCTGGGAACGGGCGCCGTAGCACTCACCGGCGCATCGAACAGCTTTGTCGACATTCCCACACCGGCCGTCAATACGAGCGGCAGCTACACGGTATCTGCGTGGGTGAAACCGAACACCCTCACGGGCAACCAGACGTACGCGAGTATCGACGGATCGAGTATCAGCCCGTTCTACTTGCAGCTCACTGCGGGCAAGTTCGCTTTCACCGTTCGAAGCGCGGATTCGACCACCGCGTCGTACACCCAGGTGCTCGGCCCGGCCCCGACCGCGGGAACCTGGTACGAGCTCACGGGCGTGTACGACAGTTCGGCCCACACGGTGAAGCTCTACGTAAACGGCGTGCTGCAGGGCACGTCGGCGTTCTCCTCGGCCTGGACGGCGACGGGGCACACGGAGATCGGCCGGGGAAAGTGGAATGGCGCCGCTGTGGATTTCGCGAATGCGAGTATCGACGACGTGCACATGGTGAGCTACGCCGCCACCGATCGACAGGCCTTCGCCTTCGGTACGGGCGCGACAGCGTACTATGCGTTCGATGAGGGCACGGCGCGTCGTTTCACCGACTCGACCGGAAGCACTCCTGCCGGTCGATTGGAGGGCAACGCATCGTGGGCCGGAAGCGGTCATGTGGGAACGAATGCGCTGACTCTCGACGGAACGTCGGGCACGTTTGCAGAAATGCCTGTGGCCGCAGTCGATACGAGCAAGAGTTTCGCTGTCGGAGCGTGGGTGAAGCTGAACTCGGTGACGGGCGGAAATCAGACCTTCGCCAGCATGTCAGGTGCCGCGGTGAGTCCGTTCTATCTGCAACTCGCGGCGGGAAAGTTTCGGTTCACGCTCAAGAGCGGCGATTCGACGGGCGCTTCTGGTACCGATGCGAACGCGCTGGCGGCCGCTACCGCGGGCGCGTGGTACCACGTGCTGGGGGTCTATGACTCGACGGCCGGCACCATCTCGCTCTACGTGAACGGAACGCTGCAGAGTTCGGCAGCGTATACGACTCCGTGGAAATCGGCCGGCCCCACGGTTATCGGGGCCTCCGAGTGGAACAGGGTTCCCGTCGACTTCACCAATGGCTCCATCGACGATGTGCACTTCTACAACCGGGTTCCCAGCGCCAGCGAGATCACCACTCTGGCGACTCCCTGA